One region of Quercus lobata isolate SW786 chromosome 2, ValleyOak3.0 Primary Assembly, whole genome shotgun sequence genomic DNA includes:
- the LOC115965622 gene encoding uncharacterized protein LOC115965622 — MGNYVSCALSSPGGKQSRATKVIFPSGQIQEFHAPIKAAELMLETPNFFVVNSISLQIGRRFSALNADEDLEMANVYVMFPMKRLNSIVTAADMGALFLTANSAAKRDSGEANIRTFPEPRDENETAVAVPKLNLDDIEEFSSPEFMLRLSMCRSSKPLLETIAEEPVICSR; from the exons ATGGGAAACTACGTTTCTTGTGCTCTATCCAGCCCAGGAGGCAAGCAATCTAGAGCCACAAAAGTGATCTTCCCAAGCGGCCAAATTCAAGAATTCCATGCACCCATTAAAGCAGCTGAACTCATGCTTGAGACACCAAACTTCTTCGTTGTAAACTCAATATCTCTCCAAATTGGACGAAGGTTTTCTGCACTCAACGCCGACGAAGACCTAGAGATGGCTAACGTTTATGTCATGTTCCCCATGAAGAGACTCAACTCTATTGTCACAGCAGCTGACATGGGTGCCTTGTTCCTCACCGCCAATTCTGCAGCCAAGCGTGATTCTGGCGAAGCCAACATAAGGACATTTCCGGAGCCTAGAGAT GAAAATGAGACGGCGGTGGCGGTGCCAAAGTTGAATTTGGATGATATTGAGGAATTTTCGTCGCCAGAGTTTATGCTTAGGTTGTCTATGTGCAGGTCAAGTAAACCATTGTTAGAGACCATAGCAGAAGAGCCAGTTATTTGTTCACGCTAA